In Planctomicrobium piriforme, the following proteins share a genomic window:
- a CDS encoding thiolase family protein gives MSVSHALQPLAVLGGARTPFAKAFGVFDSLQADALGVAALKGAFKASHVSPEAIDEVVFGNVATPVHAANIARVIAIESGVGNDKPAHTVSRNCASGMEAIVGAWHAIHEGRASVVATGGVESMSNIPFQFSKDFQNWMIDWKKKKGFGQFSHLASFRPTLLKPVVALQVGLTDPTCGLNMGETAEILAEEFQISRESQDQFAVDSHHGAAAAWERCFLGGETIEVTVGKDKISRDNGVRPKQTMEALAKLKPVFKKGGSVTAGNSSQLTDGGCTMVVSTPVAAARFGVTPLGTIHAYTVAGLDPSRMGLGPVYAIHKLLEKTGMQLSDFDLFEINEAFAAQVLACLKAMESPEFCRHQLQRSQAIGAIRRDRLNVNGGAIALGHPLGATGNRLVLTLLRSLKERGLRHGLAALCIGGGQGMAMWVERNPDATA, from the coding sequence ATGTCAGTCAGCCATGCCTTGCAGCCGTTGGCAGTTCTTGGCGGGGCGCGAACGCCTTTTGCGAAAGCCTTCGGTGTGTTCGATTCGCTCCAGGCAGATGCCCTCGGGGTCGCGGCCCTGAAAGGAGCATTCAAGGCTTCGCACGTGTCACCAGAGGCCATTGATGAAGTGGTCTTCGGTAACGTGGCGACGCCGGTTCATGCCGCGAACATTGCCCGGGTCATTGCGATTGAAAGCGGCGTTGGGAACGACAAGCCGGCGCACACAGTCTCGCGGAACTGTGCCTCGGGGATGGAAGCGATTGTCGGCGCCTGGCACGCGATTCACGAAGGCCGGGCGAGCGTCGTCGCCACAGGCGGCGTCGAGTCGATGTCGAATATCCCCTTTCAATTCAGCAAGGATTTTCAGAACTGGATGATCGACTGGAAGAAGAAAAAAGGGTTCGGGCAGTTCTCCCATCTGGCAAGCTTTCGGCCCACTTTGCTGAAGCCGGTGGTCGCTCTGCAGGTTGGCCTGACCGACCCGACTTGTGGACTGAACATGGGTGAAACGGCCGAGATCCTGGCGGAGGAGTTTCAGATCTCGCGCGAATCCCAGGATCAGTTTGCCGTCGACAGCCATCATGGGGCGGCGGCGGCCTGGGAGCGCTGCTTCCTCGGCGGCGAGACCATTGAAGTGACGGTCGGCAAAGACAAAATCTCGCGTGACAACGGCGTGAGGCCCAAGCAAACGATGGAAGCACTCGCCAAGTTGAAGCCGGTCTTCAAAAAGGGGGGAAGCGTCACGGCAGGGAATAGTTCACAGCTCACCGACGGCGGCTGCACCATGGTGGTTTCCACGCCCGTAGCGGCTGCACGATTTGGTGTGACGCCGCTGGGGACGATTCATGCTTATACCGTGGCCGGACTCGATCCGAGCCGCATGGGGTTAGGCCCCGTCTATGCCATTCACAAGCTTCTCGAGAAGACGGGGATGCAGCTTTCCGACTTCGACCTGTTCGAAATCAACGAAGCGTTCGCGGCACAGGTACTCGCCTGTTTGAAAGCGATGGAGTCGCCGGAATTCTGTCGTCATCAGTTGCAACGTTCGCAGGCCATTGGGGCGATTCGCCGCGACCGGCTGAATGTGAATGGCGGCGCGATTGCGTTGGGACATCCCTTAGGAGCGACTGGTAACCGGCTGGTGCTCACTTTATTACGATCATTGAAAGAACGCGGACTGCGGCATGGTCTGGCAGCGCTGTGCATCGGCGGGGGCCAGGGGATGGCCATGTGGGTGGAACGAAATCCCGATGCGACGGCCTGA
- the cobA gene encoding uroporphyrinogen-III C-methyltransferase: MAGVGKVYLVGAGPGDPGLLTLKGQRCLAEADVVVYDGLVNPLLLRHSRADAVRTCRVGSGSEKHLVQEEINQQLVAYGLAGKTVVRLKGGDPFIFGRGSEEAAALAAAGVPFEVVPGVTAATAAAVYAGISLTHRELASAVAFVTGHEDPAKPETSLDYEVLAKFPGTLVFYMGLHRLPQIAARLQQHGKPSGTPVAVISRGSTPLQRTITGPLGEIAALVAQAKLHAPSLIIVGDCVTQRDTINWFEKLPLAGISIGITRPEGHADNAIELALALGAQPVLMPTIQIEPLTDWTEVDAALDSIAQYDWLVFTSVVGVDALLGRLWSRGDDARKLSHVKLAAIGPATAERLHAYRLRADLVPDEFRGEALAAALAPHVRGKKVLWARASRGREVLPEQLTAAGADFKTVVAYDHVDVETYPTTVQQLLADGDLQWIALSSPSIARNVAKLIPPSQRQAVKFAAISPVTEQAAIESGLEIAVVAKEYTWQGLFDAIRDAHRKRL; the protein is encoded by the coding sequence ATGGCAGGTGTTGGAAAAGTGTATCTGGTTGGCGCTGGCCCCGGTGATCCCGGGCTGCTGACGCTCAAAGGGCAGCGCTGTCTGGCTGAGGCGGACGTCGTGGTCTACGACGGGCTTGTCAATCCGCTGTTGCTGCGGCACTCCCGCGCTGACGCGGTCCGCACCTGTCGCGTCGGTTCCGGGTCGGAAAAGCATCTCGTTCAAGAAGAGATCAACCAGCAGTTGGTTGCCTACGGGCTGGCCGGGAAGACCGTGGTTCGTCTCAAGGGGGGCGATCCGTTTATCTTCGGGCGTGGCAGTGAAGAGGCCGCCGCCTTGGCTGCGGCCGGTGTTCCGTTTGAAGTCGTGCCGGGCGTGACCGCCGCCACCGCCGCGGCCGTCTATGCAGGCATCTCGCTCACGCATCGCGAACTTGCTTCGGCCGTGGCTTTTGTCACCGGGCACGAAGACCCCGCCAAGCCGGAGACGTCGCTCGACTACGAAGTCCTGGCAAAGTTCCCCGGCACGCTCGTGTTCTACATGGGACTGCATCGCCTGCCGCAGATTGCTGCCCGATTGCAGCAACATGGCAAGCCGTCGGGAACTCCGGTCGCCGTGATTTCACGCGGCAGCACGCCGTTGCAGCGGACGATCACCGGCCCACTCGGTGAGATCGCTGCACTCGTGGCCCAGGCGAAATTGCATGCCCCCTCATTGATCATCGTCGGAGACTGCGTCACTCAACGAGACACGATCAACTGGTTCGAGAAGCTGCCATTGGCGGGCATCAGCATTGGCATTACTCGACCGGAAGGTCATGCCGACAACGCCATCGAGCTCGCCCTCGCCCTCGGCGCACAGCCAGTCCTGATGCCGACGATTCAGATCGAGCCGTTGACCGACTGGACGGAAGTGGATGCCGCGCTCGATTCCATCGCTCAATACGATTGGCTCGTCTTCACGAGCGTCGTCGGAGTTGATGCCTTGCTGGGACGGCTCTGGTCGCGCGGAGACGATGCGCGAAAACTCAGCCATGTGAAACTCGCAGCAATCGGCCCGGCAACCGCCGAACGGCTGCATGCCTACCGCCTACGAGCCGACCTGGTTCCGGACGAATTCCGCGGCGAAGCCCTGGCCGCCGCCCTCGCACCGCATGTCCGCGGGAAAAAGGTCCTCTGGGCACGAGCCAGCCGCGGCCGCGAAGTGTTGCCGGAACAACTCACCGCAGCCGGAGCCGATTTCAAGACCGTGGTCGCCTATGACCATGTCGATGTCGAAACCTACCCGACCACAGTGCAACAACTGCTGGCCGATGGCGACCTGCAGTGGATCGCCCTCAGCAGTCCCAGCATCGCCCGAAACGTGGCGAAACTGATCCCGCCGTCACAACGTCAGGCGGTGAAATTCGCCGCCATCAGCCCGGTGACAGAACAAGCGGCGATTGAGTCCGGACTTGAGATTGCCGTGGTCGCAAAAGAATATACCTGGCAGGGATTGTTCGACGCGATTCGCGATGCTCACCGCAAAAGACTGTAG
- a CDS encoding flagellar biosynthesis anti-sigma factor FlgM, which yields MRPEYYRNRLSMNFGTLNPGLFLFGSVVYNHRQNPPMMDGPVQGGSGDSLPPEAVMKPPRNTPKPSSSGALEPQSGSAAEAQVQPETRQQRLERIRREIQAGTYETPEKLEAAIERMLGVLVD from the coding sequence ATGCGACCTGAATACTATCGCAATCGTCTCTCAATGAATTTCGGGACTCTGAATCCCGGATTGTTTCTCTTTGGGAGTGTGGTCTACAATCATCGGCAGAATCCGCCGATGATGGATGGCCCTGTGCAGGGCGGCAGCGGCGATTCCCTGCCTCCCGAGGCGGTCATGAAACCACCCCGGAATACTCCCAAACCTTCGTCAAGCGGCGCTCTTGAGCCTCAATCGGGCTCGGCGGCCGAGGCGCAGGTGCAACCTGAGACGCGTCAGCAGCGCCTGGAACGGATTCGGCGCGAAATCCAGGCCGGAACCTACGAAACTCCGGAAAAACTGGAAGCGGCAATCGAACGCATGCTCGGCGTTCTGGTCGATTGA
- a CDS encoding long-chain-fatty-acid--CoA ligase, which translates to MDQLTRAPEELMERNPRPWLKHYPDDVPASLSYPPHGMPWLLERAVDRWPGRTACIYYDEHLTYTRLLSRARRIAQWLVQQGLQPGDRVGLLLPNTPEYIAALNGIWLAGGTAVALSPLFVPEEAGAFVAATQCKIVITLDVLSPLVSQGEQPPETIVYSSLGNRMSRLERLGYAWVRLMRLGMKGVAPVSRSFELRQILRDGRKTEDAFEPVAVTPADRAYILPTGGTTSAPKAVTLTHANLMANAWQLCHWAGNKAGEEVLLAVLPFFHSYGLSTCLTNGAALGATLVLHHRFRTTSVLRLLQEHQPTIFPAVPAMLAALNPVLEKSGSSRIKSLKAVISGGAPLPASISNRFSELTGAEVVEGYGLSEASPVTHAGPLDGRAISGTIGLPLPDTDAKIVDAATGTEELPLGEVGELIVRGPQVMQGYWNDPEATANAIRDGWLYTGDLGTCDHHGYFRIVDRKKDLIITSGFNVYPGDVEAVLKSYPGVKELTIVGVPDESKGEIVKSILVMKSGKTLNRHDFLAYCRKHLAAHKRPRLIEERTEDLPRNFLGKVLRRELRNDTGHRVDA; encoded by the coding sequence ATGGACCAGTTAACTCGTGCGCCTGAAGAGCTGATGGAACGCAATCCGCGTCCTTGGCTCAAACACTACCCTGACGACGTCCCGGCGAGCCTGAGCTATCCGCCGCACGGGATGCCCTGGCTCCTCGAACGAGCTGTGGATCGCTGGCCCGGCCGCACCGCCTGCATCTACTACGACGAGCATCTGACTTATACGCGATTGTTGTCACGAGCTCGTCGCATCGCTCAATGGCTGGTGCAGCAGGGTTTGCAGCCCGGCGATCGAGTGGGGCTGCTGCTGCCCAATACTCCTGAATATATCGCGGCGCTGAACGGCATCTGGCTGGCTGGGGGAACGGCAGTAGCTCTGAGTCCGCTGTTTGTGCCTGAAGAAGCTGGAGCGTTCGTCGCGGCCACGCAGTGTAAAATTGTGATCACGCTCGATGTGCTTTCGCCGCTGGTCTCGCAAGGCGAGCAGCCGCCAGAAACGATTGTGTATTCCTCGCTGGGGAACCGCATGAGCCGGCTTGAACGGCTCGGTTACGCGTGGGTCCGGCTCATGCGGTTGGGTATGAAAGGGGTCGCGCCAGTCAGCCGCAGTTTTGAACTGCGTCAGATTCTTCGCGACGGCCGAAAGACGGAAGATGCGTTCGAACCAGTGGCGGTGACGCCTGCCGATCGGGCTTACATCTTGCCGACCGGTGGAACAACATCTGCTCCCAAAGCTGTCACCCTGACGCATGCCAATCTGATGGCGAACGCTTGGCAGCTCTGTCATTGGGCAGGCAATAAAGCCGGGGAAGAAGTTCTGCTGGCCGTTTTGCCGTTCTTCCATAGCTATGGATTATCGACCTGTCTTACCAACGGTGCCGCACTGGGAGCGACGCTGGTCTTGCATCATCGGTTCCGCACGACGTCGGTGCTGCGTCTGCTGCAGGAACACCAGCCGACGATCTTCCCGGCGGTGCCGGCGATGCTGGCGGCGCTGAATCCTGTGCTGGAGAAATCGGGCAGTAGCCGGATCAAGTCGCTCAAAGCGGTGATTTCCGGCGGTGCGCCACTCCCCGCCAGCATTTCAAACAGGTTCTCGGAACTGACCGGCGCGGAAGTCGTGGAAGGTTACGGATTGTCCGAAGCCAGTCCCGTGACGCATGCTGGTCCGCTCGATGGACGAGCCATCTCTGGCACCATCGGTCTTCCTTTACCGGACACCGACGCAAAGATTGTGGATGCCGCGACCGGGACGGAAGAACTTCCGCTCGGCGAAGTCGGCGAACTGATCGTCCGCGGCCCGCAAGTGATGCAGGGGTATTGGAATGATCCAGAGGCGACGGCCAACGCCATTCGCGACGGCTGGTTGTACACCGGCGACCTGGGAACGTGCGACCATCACGGTTACTTCCGCATCGTTGATCGCAAAAAAGATCTGATCATCACGTCGGGTTTCAACGTTTACCCTGGCGATGTGGAAGCCGTGCTGAAGTCGTATCCCGGCGTGAAGGAACTGACAATTGTCGGCGTGCCGGATGAATCAAAAGGCGAGATCGTCAAATCGATTCTCGTGATGAAGTCAGGAAAAACGCTGAACCGTCATGACTTCCTGGCCTATTGCCGCAAACATCTGGCCGCGCATAAGCGGCCCCGTCTGATCGAAGAACGCACTGAAGACTTGCCGCGGAACTTCCTCGGCAAGGTGCTGCGGAGAGAGTTGCGAAATGACACCGGCCATCGGGTGGATGCCTGA
- a CDS encoding Fur family transcriptional regulator has product MSELDLETIAVAVAPAEKYREFLATKSLRMTRERAIIVDEVFASHEHFDADQLIQRLARRSDGKRVSRSTIYRSLKHLEEAGLIRKIARQDDRDLYEHDYGYPQHDHLICNRCGTLTEFHNEQISELLEQIARDHGFRIEGHRTEVYGLCDNCCRPPVTRPKKLNLL; this is encoded by the coding sequence GTGTCGGAGCTGGATCTGGAGACCATTGCAGTCGCAGTGGCTCCCGCTGAAAAGTATCGCGAATTCCTGGCCACCAAAAGCCTGCGAATGACCCGCGAACGCGCCATTATCGTCGACGAAGTCTTCGCCTCGCACGAACACTTCGACGCCGACCAGCTCATCCAGCGGCTGGCCCGGCGGAGCGACGGCAAACGGGTGAGCCGTTCGACGATCTATCGCTCGCTCAAGCATCTCGAAGAAGCGGGCCTGATCCGCAAAATCGCGAGACAGGATGACCGCGACCTGTACGAGCACGATTACGGCTACCCGCAGCACGATCACCTGATCTGCAACCGTTGCGGCACGCTGACGGAGTTTCACAACGAGCAGATTTCAGAACTGCTCGAACAGATCGCCCGCGACCACGGCTTCCGGATCGAAGGGCACCGGACCGAAGTCTACGGCCTGTGCGACAACTGCTGCCGCCCCCCGGTGACGCGGCCGAAGAAGCTGAATCTGTTGTAA
- a CDS encoding RNA polymerase sigma factor, which yields MELARRCLAGDAAALREFVQAYQQQVFALCYRMLGHRQDAEDTAQDSLVRALKYLRTWDSTQPLTPWVMKIAANRCRTAMGKRARLPVSTEVDYRASTANDDRFALGEELQLALEVLQEQQRTCFVLFYQQELSIAEIGEIMQTPAGTIKTWLHRSRKLLAQRLRERGLAPDREPPI from the coding sequence GTGGAACTTGCTCGACGGTGTCTCGCGGGAGACGCGGCAGCGCTGCGCGAATTCGTGCAAGCGTATCAGCAGCAGGTGTTTGCGCTGTGCTACCGCATGCTCGGACACCGCCAGGATGCGGAGGATACCGCACAGGATTCGCTCGTTCGGGCATTGAAATACTTGCGAACCTGGGATTCCACGCAGCCGCTGACCCCCTGGGTCATGAAAATTGCCGCGAACCGTTGCCGGACTGCGATGGGGAAACGGGCTCGACTGCCCGTTTCGACCGAGGTCGACTATCGGGCGTCGACTGCGAATGACGATCGCTTCGCCTTGGGCGAAGAACTGCAGCTTGCACTGGAGGTGCTGCAGGAACAGCAACGGACCTGCTTTGTGTTGTTCTATCAGCAGGAATTGAGCATCGCCGAGATTGGCGAGATCATGCAGACGCCTGCCGGAACGATCAAAACCTGGCTGCACCGCAGTCGCAAGCTGCTCGCACAACGCCTGCGGGAGCGAGGACTGGCGCCAGACCGAGAACCACCAATCTGA
- a CDS encoding AAA family ATPase — protein sequence MSDRPRTLGELKQSGYRSVPVKQEMRRNLIAKLRRGETLFPGILGYDETVVPQIVNGILAQHDMLFLGLRGQGKTRMLRLMTQFLDDAMPAVEGSEIHDDPLAPLSKYARNLIAERGDDTPIAWIGRDERYHEKLATPDVTIADLIGEVDLIKHAEGRHLSDEDVMHFGLIPRSHRGIFCMNELPDLSPKIQVGLFNVLEERDIQIRGFTIRLPLDLCLVFSANPEDYTNRGRIVTPLKDRIGSVIRTHYPLTRELGMQIVDEQAWTQRDSVKVVVPQLLKQIVEEVSRLARNSPHVNQASGVSVRMSITNMETLISNAERRALRHGQETAVARVGDLYWLSASTRGKVELSLSEETGDEDLLIQRLVEEAIKNVFDQSLSPKRFSQVVEYFSHGNHLQLSAEASGADLLQAVGKIRGFRDLVSTVATELDPALARSPAGEEFQACVAEFILHSLYAHNRLNRKVSQGNATFGQ from the coding sequence ATGAGCGATCGACCAAGGACGTTGGGCGAACTGAAGCAGTCAGGCTATCGATCGGTTCCGGTCAAACAAGAGATGCGGCGAAACCTGATCGCCAAGCTCCGCCGCGGTGAAACGCTCTTCCCCGGCATTCTCGGTTACGACGAGACCGTCGTCCCCCAGATCGTGAACGGCATCCTCGCTCAGCATGACATGTTGTTCCTCGGTCTGCGCGGGCAGGGAAAAACCCGCATGCTGCGACTGATGACGCAGTTTCTCGATGACGCCATGCCCGCGGTGGAAGGCTCCGAGATTCATGACGATCCGCTCGCACCGCTTTCGAAATATGCCCGCAATCTGATTGCCGAACGGGGTGACGACACGCCGATTGCCTGGATCGGACGAGACGAACGCTATCACGAAAAACTCGCGACCCCAGACGTCACCATTGCCGACCTCATCGGCGAGGTCGATCTCATCAAGCATGCCGAAGGCCGGCATCTGTCCGATGAAGACGTCATGCACTTCGGGCTGATCCCCCGCAGCCATCGCGGCATCTTCTGCATGAATGAGCTTCCCGACCTGTCGCCGAAAATTCAGGTGGGACTGTTCAACGTGCTCGAAGAGCGCGACATCCAGATTCGCGGGTTCACCATCCGTCTGCCGCTCGATCTGTGCCTGGTCTTTTCGGCCAACCCGGAAGATTACACCAACCGCGGCCGGATCGTGACGCCGTTGAAAGACCGCATCGGTTCGGTGATCCGCACGCATTACCCGCTCACCCGTGAACTCGGCATGCAGATCGTCGACGAACAGGCGTGGACGCAGCGCGACTCTGTGAAAGTGGTGGTCCCGCAACTGCTCAAGCAGATTGTCGAAGAAGTCAGCCGCCTCGCACGCAACAGCCCGCACGTCAATCAGGCGTCCGGCGTCAGCGTGCGTATGTCGATCACCAACATGGAAACCCTCATCTCCAATGCCGAGCGCCGAGCACTGCGTCACGGGCAGGAAACCGCCGTCGCCCGCGTGGGAGACCTGTACTGGCTCTCCGCCAGCACTCGCGGCAAGGTCGAACTCTCGCTGTCGGAAGAGACAGGCGATGAAGACCTGCTGATTCAACGTCTCGTCGAAGAAGCGATCAAGAACGTCTTCGACCAGTCGCTCTCGCCCAAACGCTTCTCACAAGTGGTCGAGTACTTCAGCCACGGCAATCATCTGCAACTCAGTGCCGAAGCCAGCGGCGCGGATCTGTTGCAGGCGGTCGGCAAGATCCGGGGCTTCCGCGATCTGGTCAGCACCGTGGCCACCGAACTCGATCCCGCCCTCGCCCGCAGCCCCGCCGGAGAAGAGTTTCAAGCCTGCGTGGCGGAGTTCATCCTGCACAGCCTGTACGCCCACAACCGCCTCAACCGCAAAGTGAGCCAGGGCAACGCCACCTTCGGGCAGTAA
- a CDS encoding type II toxin-antitoxin system RelE/ParE family toxin translates to MTAKLIFAVEAEEDLDAAYAWYESRRRGLGEEFLSCIDACIQRIQRMPEAYPRFYENFRRVIVRRFPYVIFYDSSGSLITVYAVFHTSLDPDRWQNRLS, encoded by the coding sequence ATGACCGCTAAGCTGATCTTCGCGGTTGAAGCAGAAGAAGATCTTGATGCCGCATACGCCTGGTATGAATCCAGACGTCGAGGACTGGGGGAGGAATTTCTCAGTTGTATCGATGCCTGCATTCAGAGAATTCAGCGGATGCCGGAGGCATATCCAAGGTTTTATGAAAACTTTCGTCGAGTCATCGTCCGACGCTTTCCGTATGTGATCTTCTACGACAGCAGCGGCAGTTTGATCACAGTGTATGCAGTGTTCCACACGTCGCTCGATCCTGACAGATGGCAAAATCGCCTGTCATAG
- a CDS encoding addiction module protein gives MTPPVPGSTTVFDLSPAEKLQLVEDLWDDLAANPSDVPLHHWQKEELARRKQNLLNQPAAGRTWDEVQRRIRERHDR, from the coding sequence ATGACTCCACCTGTTCCTGGTTCGACAACCGTTTTCGATCTTTCTCCAGCGGAAAAGCTGCAACTCGTGGAAGACCTCTGGGATGATCTGGCGGCGAATCCGTCGGATGTTCCTTTGCATCACTGGCAAAAAGAGGAATTGGCCCGGAGAAAACAAAATCTGCTAAACCAGCCTGCTGCCGGTCGAACGTGGGATGAGGTCCAGCGCAGAATTCGGGAACGGCATGACCGCTAA
- a CDS encoding type II toxin-antitoxin system VapC family toxin, producing MAIVIDASATLSWLFGEDDPGEWIENHLQAGRLIAPSLWQLEVAHAVLKKERQRHLTRQQADSFLGLLDALPIEIVPPPLRTLQQIAVVARPHQLSAYDATYLDLVIRRQAELLTLDQNLRDAARRLGIPLIEKST from the coding sequence ATGGCCATTGTGATCGATGCCAGCGCCACGCTGTCCTGGCTATTCGGAGAGGACGACCCCGGGGAGTGGATTGAGAATCATTTGCAGGCAGGCCGCCTGATTGCCCCATCGCTTTGGCAACTGGAAGTCGCGCACGCGGTTTTGAAAAAAGAGCGGCAACGTCATCTCACACGGCAACAAGCCGATTCTTTTCTCGGTCTGCTGGATGCACTGCCAATTGAAATCGTCCCTCCGCCATTGCGAACGCTTCAACAAATTGCGGTGGTTGCGCGTCCGCACCAACTGAGCGCCTATGATGCGACGTATCTCGATCTGGTCATTCGGCGTCAGGCAGAATTGCTGACGCTGGATCAGAATCTACGCGACGCGGCACGGCGGCTGGGAATCCCGCTGATTGAGAAATCAACTTAG
- a CDS encoding Gfo/Idh/MocA family protein: protein MSTSGYPTRRDFLLGSTAVAAAASLATILPAKAQAREGGVGPNDKISLGVIGIGPRCKYVLAPMLQFADVQCVAIADVQASRRDAGKKMVDEAYGNADCKLYGDFRELLDRKDIDAVLIATGDRWHSPASILAAKAGKDVYSEKPCGITIAACQDLSATMHAEKRVFQAGTQRRSVPNFQKAVELVHKGTLGKLKRMYASAYKPVLENCWLPGETTPKVDVVDWNLWLGPAAWRPFNQEYANGKWRGQWDFDSGARLLDWGAHTVDLCQWANQADGTMPIEYEPHTDKIVCRYANGVELIIDFLPDPFKIREPHYITRLGTCPVRFEGEAGSVETGDSGEIVVTPESLIPEKDDPEKRVKGLDVKAHARNFFDCMRTRTATVCNPDVMRRSHIACHAAALSWILQRNLKIDPVKEEFIGDDDANRLRSRPSRDWQA, encoded by the coding sequence ATGAGCACCTCTGGATACCCCACGCGTCGAGATTTCCTGTTGGGCAGCACGGCCGTGGCCGCTGCCGCCTCGCTGGCAACCATCCTCCCGGCCAAAGCCCAGGCTCGCGAAGGGGGAGTTGGTCCGAATGACAAAATCAGCCTGGGAGTGATCGGCATTGGGCCCCGCTGCAAGTACGTTCTCGCCCCCATGCTGCAATTCGCCGATGTCCAGTGCGTCGCCATCGCCGATGTGCAGGCGAGCCGCCGCGACGCGGGCAAGAAGATGGTCGACGAAGCCTACGGCAACGCCGATTGCAAACTCTACGGAGACTTCCGCGAACTGCTCGACCGCAAGGATATCGACGCCGTCCTGATCGCCACCGGTGACCGCTGGCACTCTCCTGCCAGTATCCTCGCTGCCAAGGCCGGGAAAGACGTCTACAGCGAAAAGCCCTGCGGCATCACCATCGCCGCCTGCCAGGATCTTTCCGCGACGATGCATGCCGAGAAACGGGTGTTTCAGGCCGGCACCCAGCGCCGCAGCGTCCCCAACTTCCAAAAGGCGGTCGAACTCGTCCACAAGGGAACGCTCGGCAAACTCAAGAGGATGTATGCCTCGGCCTATAAGCCGGTGCTGGAGAACTGCTGGCTCCCTGGCGAAACGACTCCCAAAGTCGACGTCGTCGACTGGAACCTGTGGCTCGGCCCGGCTGCCTGGCGTCCCTTCAATCAGGAATATGCCAACGGCAAATGGCGCGGGCAGTGGGACTTCGATTCCGGCGCCCGACTGCTCGACTGGGGCGCTCACACTGTCGACCTGTGCCAATGGGCGAACCAGGCCGACGGCACCATGCCGATCGAATACGAGCCGCACACCGACAAAATTGTTTGTCGTTACGCCAACGGCGTCGAACTGATCATCGACTTCCTGCCTGACCCATTCAAAATCCGCGAACCGCACTACATCACGCGTCTTGGCACCTGCCCCGTCCGTTTTGAAGGAGAAGCAGGTTCGGTTGAAACAGGCGACAGCGGCGAAATCGTCGTCACGCCTGAATCGTTGATTCCGGAGAAAGACGATCCGGAAAAACGGGTGAAGGGGCTCGATGTGAAGGCCCACGCCCGCAACTTCTTCGACTGCATGCGGACGCGGACGGCGACCGTCTGCAATCCCGACGTGATGCGGCGTTCGCACATCGCCTGCCATGCGGCGGCTCTATCGTGGATTCTGCAGCGCAATCTCAAGATCGACCCGGTGAAGGAAGAATTCATCGGCGACGACGACGCCAATCGCCTCCGCTCCCGCCCCAGCCGCGACTGGCAGGCATAG